One window of the bacterium genome contains the following:
- a CDS encoding HEAT repeat domain-containing protein → MSDAKIAKKVLGEFADDLDRLTDIECLQFVKEKDLDAAQCKALQGALGSGTDAFVTVDEYERLEKKFDLSRGFLDELVGKDGGRPLHFRAKWLSDFYVIQLKADKNQRRAVRDELLNMGSAAVEAVPAFSLMVSKGQPETAARAAAVLGGMGAKAKDAVPALIECLMRAAKSGGDDELVHQARIEAAKALGMIGRKEKAAIALISVLNDEQESLRPYAAEALGRMGAKEAVYDLVLAAHSQDPVLWKALKNAFAMLNVDSKMIVLTLIQILNGENGEDATKRAYAAGALGRMGKEAHAAIPDLIKAMKHEDLSVREEAAYALAQIGTKESLVELSRQNTDEAVAAFLSLLESETPGVRRAAALLLGNMGAIEAIEPLREIVKNKDENVDLRKISIEALGKLGDRKSLPAFRSLLSEKDFAVSAAKALGSLGANAKRAVPDLIQALKGDDLELKIVATWALGRIGVKAKAAFAAVEEGLYSGDTKLIEASTLALLMIDPDKAYDSFKEIGEQATYMVPILEGCMKEKDKAIAKSCVRSLALFGPAAKTAVPALMEALNSKDAGLRLAAAHALGMVGPEALEAGSLLFGLITSDPDKTVRASAVWAISKIGMTYAKCVPALLTALSDQSNSIRADAEQALGQIDKAMLIPALLLAMTDKDAELARAAAKLLAEMGGGAESALPTLCTIVSVGETDRRIMAADVLGEMGGAAKDAIPDLQQAAKAGDAKLKKVALAALEKIGAPAEAPAVEEPAVEKPTAKEPTVEMPAVEEPAAEEPKPEVDDKIRSLIERAVGGDAKEKSAAVGTLIKMGKKAKKALVNAMGDADPDFAAKAATALAAVSSSEDAVIALAVALTSGKEPLCKAALLALTGLGKKVGAAAGMLGMLLSHKDQRIRRAAAFLLGRAGDAAAAVLPQLLAARTDSDETLKKYADQCIRGISRKKLVKGLIKSISNEDPKIRLAAAIYMWDIGEEAGAAIPSLLAARQDKDEKVRKAVDLAIKRIGADRLIPELKKALRHKDAAIRMAAAIYLWDIGPEAKSAIADLKRASKDKDEKVRKAALLALKRISGS, encoded by the coding sequence CAAGGCCCTGCAGGGGGCGCTGGGCAGCGGGACGGATGCCTTTGTCACCGTGGACGAGTACGAACGGCTCGAAAAAAAGTTCGATCTCTCGCGGGGTTTTCTGGACGAACTCGTAGGCAAGGACGGCGGGAGGCCGCTGCACTTCAGGGCAAAGTGGCTGAGCGACTTTTATGTCATCCAGCTCAAGGCCGATAAGAATCAGAGGAGGGCGGTCAGGGACGAACTCCTGAATATGGGTTCTGCCGCCGTCGAGGCCGTCCCCGCGTTTTCATTGATGGTCTCCAAGGGGCAGCCTGAGACTGCAGCCAGGGCAGCGGCTGTACTGGGCGGCATGGGAGCGAAGGCTAAGGACGCCGTGCCCGCGCTCATCGAGTGCCTGATGCGCGCAGCCAAGTCCGGCGGTGACGATGAGCTGGTCCATCAGGCCAGGATAGAGGCCGCCAAGGCGCTCGGCATGATAGGTCGGAAGGAGAAGGCGGCGATCGCGCTCATCAGCGTGCTCAATGACGAGCAAGAGAGCCTCAGGCCGTATGCTGCGGAGGCTCTTGGCAGGATGGGTGCTAAGGAGGCGGTATACGATCTTGTTCTGGCCGCCCATAGCCAAGACCCGGTTCTCTGGAAAGCGCTCAAAAATGCCTTCGCCATGCTGAATGTCGATTCGAAGATGATCGTCCTGACGCTGATCCAGATACTCAACGGCGAGAACGGCGAGGATGCGACGAAGCGTGCGTATGCCGCAGGCGCATTGGGAAGGATGGGGAAAGAGGCGCATGCGGCAATCCCGGATCTCATCAAGGCCATGAAGCACGAGGACTTGAGCGTCCGCGAAGAGGCCGCATATGCGCTGGCCCAGATAGGGACCAAGGAATCCCTGGTGGAGCTGAGCAGACAGAATACCGACGAGGCGGTCGCGGCGTTTTTGAGCCTCCTGGAATCCGAGACGCCTGGGGTGAGGAGGGCAGCGGCCCTGCTGCTCGGCAACATGGGCGCAATCGAGGCGATAGAACCGCTTCGCGAGATAGTGAAGAATAAGGACGAAAACGTCGACCTCAGAAAGATCTCGATCGAGGCGCTCGGCAAGCTGGGAGACAGAAAATCTCTGCCTGCCTTCAGGTCCTTGCTGAGCGAAAAGGATTTTGCCGTATCCGCTGCGAAGGCGCTCGGTTCTCTGGGAGCGAACGCGAAACGCGCCGTGCCCGATCTCATTCAGGCGCTCAAGGGCGATGATCTGGAGCTCAAGATCGTCGCGACGTGGGCGCTCGGGCGAATAGGGGTCAAGGCGAAGGCTGCCTTTGCCGCCGTCGAAGAAGGTCTTTACAGCGGCGATACGAAACTGATCGAGGCCTCGACGCTGGCGCTCCTCATGATCGATCCTGACAAGGCGTACGATTCATTCAAGGAAATAGGCGAGCAGGCGACATACATGGTCCCCATCCTCGAAGGCTGTATGAAGGAGAAGGACAAGGCGATTGCAAAATCATGCGTCAGGTCGCTGGCCCTGTTCGGCCCTGCCGCAAAGACGGCGGTCCCCGCGTTGATGGAAGCCCTCAACTCCAAAGACGCCGGCCTCAGGTTGGCTGCGGCGCATGCGCTGGGCATGGTAGGTCCTGAAGCGCTCGAAGCCGGCTCCCTGCTCTTCGGGCTGATAACGAGCGATCCTGATAAGACGGTGAGGGCGAGCGCGGTCTGGGCGATAAGCAAGATCGGCATGACGTATGCTAAGTGCGTGCCTGCGCTGCTCACGGCGCTTTCAGATCAGTCGAACTCGATAAGGGCCGACGCCGAACAGGCCCTCGGGCAGATCGACAAGGCCATGCTGATACCGGCCCTGCTCCTCGCGATGACGGACAAAGACGCGGAGCTCGCGAGGGCTGCGGCAAAATTGCTCGCGGAGATGGGCGGCGGAGCGGAGAGCGCACTGCCGACTCTCTGCACCATAGTTTCGGTCGGAGAAACGGACCGCAGGATAATGGCGGCGGATGTGTTGGGAGAGATGGGCGGAGCTGCGAAGGACGCGATACCGGACTTACAACAGGCGGCAAAAGCCGGGGATGCCAAGCTCAAGAAAGTGGCCCTTGCCGCCCTTGAAAAGATCGGCGCGCCTGCGGAAGCGCCGGCTGTCGAGGAACCGGCTGTAGAGAAACCGACGGCAAAGGAACCAACCGTAGAGATGCCGGCTGTCGAGGAACCTGCGGCAGAGGAACCGAAACCTGAGGTCGACGACAAGATACGCAGCCTGATCGAACGCGCCGTCGGCGGCGATGCGAAGGAGAAGAGCGCGGCGGTGGGGACACTGATCAAGATGGGCAAGAAGGCGAAGAAGGCCCTGGTCAACGCCATGGGCGACGCTGATCCGGACTTCGCGGCCAAGGCCGCGACCGCGCTGGCCGCGGTGAGTTCTAGCGAAGACGCTGTCATCGCCTTGGCAGTCGCGCTGACGTCCGGCAAGGAGCCCCTGTGCAAGGCGGCCCTGCTTGCGCTGACCGGGTTGGGAAAAAAGGTCGGCGCAGCGGCCGGCATGCTCGGCATGCTTCTGTCGCACAAAGACCAGAGGATAAGGAGGGCGGCCGCCTTTCTGCTCGGCAGGGCCGGCGATGCCGCCGCTGCCGTGCTCCCGCAGCTTCTGGCTGCGCGGACGGATTCCGACGAGACGCTCAAGAAATATGCCGACCAGTGCATAAGGGGGATCTCGCGCAAGAAACTGGTCAAGGGTCTGATCAAGTCGATCTCCAATGAGGACCCGAAGATAAGGTTGGCCGCGGCGATCTACATGTGGGACATCGGGGAGGAGGCCGGCGCCGCCATCCCGTCGCTGCTTGCGGCAAGGCAGGACAAGGACGAGAAGGTGCGGAAGGCGGTCGATCTGGCCATCAAGAGGATCGGAGCGGACAGGCTGATCCCTGAGCTCAAAAAGGCGCTCAGACACAAAGACGCGGCGATCAGGATGGCCGCTGCGATCTATCTGTGGGACATCGGACCTGAGGCTAAGTCGGCCATAGCCGATCTCAAGCGCGCATCCAAGGACAAGGACGAGAAGGTGCGAAAGGCGGCGCTCCTTGCGCTGAAGAGGATCAGCGGCAGCTGA